In one Chitinispirillales bacterium genomic region, the following are encoded:
- a CDS encoding transposase has translation MQFIASIWCGVNRYSHLDISRFDTTLQKFFGWQRMPEHKAFQRYFAKFSFYGAFEKVFGELYRWFLSGLSFNNFTLDIDSSVISRYGDQEASCNRYNSRKPGRKSHHPLIAFVADVDMVANFWLRPGDSHSNNNFQAFLEETLSHFSNKKIGLLRLDSGFYSSATLCMQHNIQFDFRN, from the coding sequence ATGCAGTTTATCGCCTCTATTTGGTGTGGAGTCAACCGTTATTCACACTTGGACATATCTCGATTTGACACGACGCTTCAGAAGTTTTTTGGCTGGCAACGGATGCCTGAACATAAAGCGTTTCAGAGATATTTTGCGAAATTTTCATTTTACGGCGCTTTTGAGAAAGTTTTCGGAGAACTTTACCGCTGGTTTTTATCCGGCTTGTCATTCAACAATTTTACTTTGGATATTGATTCATCCGTGATAAGCAGATATGGAGATCAAGAAGCCTCTTGTAATAGATATAACTCTCGTAAACCCGGTCGTAAATCGCATCATCCGCTAATCGCTTTTGTCGCCGATGTTGATATGGTCGCTAACTTTTGGCTTCGTCCGGGAGATTCGCATAGCAACAATAATTTTCAAGCGTTTCTTGAAGAAACGTTGTCGCATTTTTCAAATAAAAAGATAGGTTTGCTACGTCTTGACAGTGGATTTTACAGTAGCGCTACATTATGCATGCAACACAATATTCAATTCGACTTCCGAAATTAA
- a CDS encoding ATP-binding cassette domain-containing protein — translation MKETVIEIRNLIAKYGEKEILHDVCADFHKSEIKVILGTSGCGKTTLLKHIIGLVKPAHGSVRIFGTLIGELDEPDTVAILKKIGIVYQNGALLGSLSVAQNVALPLKMHTKLSDKIIDEIVRDKLRSVRMSHAYDLFPDELSGGMRKRAAIARALVLDPPILFCDEPSAGLDPVTSSGIDELLVEMRDRLSITIVAVTHEIESIKTIADSIIYLEKGRVYFDGSLKDGLAISEGKVHDFFNRIDRNGIND, via the coding sequence GTGAAAGAAACGGTTATAGAGATAAGGAATTTAATCGCAAAATACGGCGAAAAAGAAATTCTTCACGATGTCTGCGCCGACTTTCATAAATCGGAAATCAAAGTAATACTCGGAACAAGCGGCTGCGGGAAAACCACGCTTCTCAAACATATTATCGGACTTGTAAAGCCGGCGCACGGAAGCGTTAGAATTTTTGGAACTTTAATCGGCGAACTTGACGAACCGGATACTGTGGCCATCCTGAAAAAAATCGGTATAGTGTATCAAAACGGTGCGCTGCTCGGTTCTTTATCCGTTGCGCAAAACGTAGCGCTGCCGCTGAAAATGCATACGAAATTAAGCGATAAAATAATTGACGAAATTGTTCGCGATAAACTAAGAAGCGTACGAATGAGTCATGCTTACGACTTGTTTCCGGACGAACTTTCCGGCGGAATGCGTAAACGCGCCGCAATCGCAAGAGCGCTGGTTTTAGATCCGCCGATTTTATTTTGCGACGAACCGTCGGCGGGGCTTGATCCGGTAACTTCATCCGGAATAGATGAATTACTGGTTGAAATGCGCGACCGCCTTTCGATAACAATAGTTGCGGTTACTCATGAAATAGAGTCCATTAAAACTATTGCCGACTCAATCATATATTTGGAAAAAGGACGCGTTTATTTTGACGGTTCTTTAAAAGACGGCTTAGCGATTAGCGAAGGGAAAGTACATGACTTTTTCAATCGAATCGACAGAAACGGTATAAACGATTGA